A genomic stretch from Edaphobacter aggregans includes:
- a CDS encoding AI-2E family transporter, whose protein sequence is MLVMAVLYFGREVFVPLALAALLSFLLVPASALLERLGIRRAPAALIVVFVSLAAIAALGWVMLGQVYNLAVELPQYQQNITQKIDSLHLHSAGRLSNTLAMLSEESRQLRGGVAPATAPALPDAPRPHIRSRSRAVSDPSKDQLSVQNDQPVTVRVELPEESFINLANRTVTPLIHPLTTTFAVVVFLAFMLVGREDLRDRGIRLAGRGRMHVTTSAIEDAGRRVGRYLRMQLIVNVVFGTVAGLSLWLIGVPNPLLWALLICVLRFIPYIGIFLAAAGPLLLSLAVSPHWNVLLWTAIMFLMLELIAGNIVEPLLYSSSTGLSPIAVLIAAIFWTLLWGLPGLLLSTPLTVCLVVIGRQVPQLQYLDVLFGDETALPPSERFYQRLLSSNTHEARALLQGLLATQPRDQVYDSVVIPALTLIEESRHAEEMTSTRAEEVLQSVEELTEDITSHSSLSEPPTSNTPKLIVCVPARDLADEIACQLAAHILSPASIVRVISADTATSDVLQTLDSLHPDAICVVGVPPQSLRHIRLRCNQVRAHLPQAAIFACLLSEECDLSNIRSRVSTEDAQHVVCSLHLMEEYLSSLLYPATQPDEHAQKSDDVVEDKQNLSEPLFEMQGGNIVDESEEGAFQRLATNLARSYDAPIALVTAAHNERRFWEAKCGLPDDALSFADTMHDPSVLTRLVSTESILVIPDTAEDPRSADEPFFRQFGIRFYAGMPLKSHDGTVIGSLCVLDTRPRQISEKQKEMLVWITEVVTTAIELQKATPSPEPTVETASDSFRQI, encoded by the coding sequence GTGCTCGTCATGGCAGTCCTTTACTTTGGTCGGGAGGTCTTCGTCCCTCTCGCTCTCGCTGCTCTTCTCTCCTTTCTCCTAGTGCCCGCCTCTGCTCTTCTGGAACGTTTGGGCATCCGTCGGGCTCCTGCTGCTTTGATCGTCGTCTTCGTCTCTCTTGCCGCCATTGCTGCATTGGGATGGGTCATGCTCGGACAGGTTTATAACCTCGCCGTGGAGCTCCCGCAATATCAGCAAAACATCACTCAGAAGATTGACTCCTTACATCTTCACTCCGCAGGACGCCTCAGTAATACCCTTGCCATGCTGTCGGAAGAAAGCAGACAGCTTCGCGGCGGGGTTGCACCTGCAACAGCGCCTGCGCTCCCCGATGCCCCCAGACCACACATTAGGAGCAGGTCGAGGGCGGTCTCCGACCCTAGCAAAGATCAGCTTTCGGTCCAGAACGACCAGCCCGTCACGGTGCGGGTAGAGCTCCCAGAAGAGTCTTTCATCAATCTCGCAAACCGCACCGTCACGCCTCTTATTCATCCCCTTACGACCACCTTTGCAGTCGTCGTCTTTCTTGCCTTCATGCTGGTGGGCCGCGAAGATCTGCGCGACCGTGGGATACGCTTGGCCGGCAGGGGACGTATGCATGTCACGACCTCGGCAATCGAAGATGCAGGCCGTCGGGTTGGCCGCTATCTCCGCATGCAGCTCATTGTCAATGTCGTCTTCGGAACAGTTGCCGGCTTGAGCCTCTGGTTGATCGGCGTACCCAATCCCCTGCTTTGGGCCCTTCTCATTTGCGTCCTTCGCTTCATCCCCTACATCGGTATTTTTTTGGCTGCCGCCGGCCCCCTTCTTCTCTCCTTGGCTGTTTCGCCGCACTGGAACGTGTTGCTCTGGACTGCCATTATGTTCCTGATGCTCGAGCTGATTGCGGGAAATATCGTGGAGCCTCTTCTTTACAGCTCCTCAACCGGTCTTTCTCCCATCGCCGTTCTCATCGCCGCTATCTTCTGGACGCTTCTTTGGGGTCTTCCGGGGCTTTTACTCTCGACCCCGCTCACCGTCTGCCTTGTCGTCATCGGCCGTCAGGTCCCGCAACTTCAATATCTTGACGTCCTCTTCGGGGACGAGACCGCCCTGCCGCCTTCCGAGCGGTTTTACCAGCGGTTGCTCTCATCCAATACCCACGAAGCTCGGGCCCTTCTGCAAGGCCTCCTCGCCACCCAGCCCAGAGATCAAGTCTATGACTCTGTAGTGATTCCTGCCCTCACACTCATCGAAGAGTCCCGCCACGCCGAGGAGATGACATCTACACGCGCCGAAGAGGTCCTCCAATCCGTCGAGGAACTCACTGAAGATATCACCAGTCACAGTAGTCTTTCCGAACCTCCAACCTCGAATACACCCAAGCTCATCGTCTGCGTTCCCGCTCGTGATTTAGCCGATGAGATCGCCTGCCAACTTGCGGCCCACATTCTCTCCCCAGCTTCCATCGTCCGCGTCATCTCCGCTGATACTGCCACTTCTGACGTCCTGCAAACGCTCGACAGCCTTCATCCTGACGCCATCTGCGTAGTCGGGGTCCCTCCTCAGTCTCTCCGTCACATCCGCCTCCGCTGCAATCAGGTCCGTGCCCACTTGCCTCAAGCAGCGATCTTCGCCTGCCTCCTCAGCGAGGAGTGTGACCTTTCTAACATTCGGAGCCGCGTCTCCACTGAAGATGCTCAGCACGTCGTCTGCTCTCTGCATCTGATGGAGGAATACCTCTCATCCCTCCTCTATCCCGCAACGCAGCCCGACGAACACGCTCAGAAGTCTGACGATGTTGTCGAGGACAAACAAAATCTATCCGAGCCCCTCTTCGAAATGCAGGGGGGCAACATCGTTGACGAATCCGAAGAAGGTGCCTTCCAGCGCCTCGCAACCAACCTCGCGCGTTCCTACGATGCACCTATCGCGCTCGTCACCGCAGCTCACAACGAAAGACGCTTCTGGGAGGCCAAGTGCGGGTTGCCAGACGATGCCCTCTCCTTCGCCGACACTATGCATGATCCTTCGGTCCTGACCCGGTTGGTCTCCACCGAATCCATCCTCGTCATACCCGACACCGCCGAAGATCCCCGCTCTGCCGACGAACCATTCTTTCGCCAATTTGGCATCCGCTTCTACGCGGGTATGCCCCTCAAGTCCCACGACGGAACCGTCATAGGTTCTCTCTGCGTCCTCGATACGCGCCCCCGCCAGATCAGCGAAAAACAGAAAGAGATGCTGGTCTGGATCACTGAGGTCGTCACCACTGCCATCGAGCTCCAGAAAGCCACCCCATCTCCGGAGCCGACCGTGGAAACGGCATCTGATTCTTTTCGTCAGATCTGA